The following coding sequences are from one Lolium rigidum isolate FL_2022 chromosome 6, APGP_CSIRO_Lrig_0.1, whole genome shotgun sequence window:
- the LOC124664218 gene encoding uncharacterized protein LOC124664218: MPSALSLQTMRPATGLGLRHGSPPCHAPSLQSRRPRATVTMGCGAFQRDHYGGALVDEGMTVLRRKIREARMAETNYEAPSGWASWEKRYYPAYVSDVSALAGTLQLMLMGTRPGVAVAVAALVLGGLPVSAAVALHLLGQAAGTVLQHVS; the protein is encoded by the coding sequence ATGCCGTCTGCCCTCTCACTTCAAACCATGCGGCCGGCCACCGGGCTTGGGCTCCGTCACGGATCGCCGCCGTGCCACGCTCCGTCGCTGCAATCGCGGAGGCCGCGGGCCACAGTGACAATGGGATGCGGCGCCTTCCAGCGGGACCACTACGGCGGAGCGCTGGTGGACGAGGGCATGACGGTGCTGCGGCGGAAGATCCGGGAGGCGCGGATGGCGGAGACCAACTACGAGGCGCCGTCGGGGTGGGCATCGTGGGAGAAGCGCTACTACCCGGCGTACGTCTCCGACGTGTCCGCCCTTGCCGGCACGCTGCAGCTGATGCTCATGGGCACCAGGcccggcgtcgccgtcgccgtggccGCGCTAGTGCTCGGCGGCCTGCCGGTCTCTGCCGCAGTCGCCCTGCACCTCCTCGGGCAGGCGGCGGGAACCGTTTTGCAACACGTTTCTTGA
- the LOC124664220 gene encoding uncharacterized protein LOC124664220, whose protein sequence is MSSALSLPMIRPAAGHGFQQHGSPPCHGRVLQPRKLPAAATTSVHCGAFRRDNYGGALADEGMPVLRRRIREARMAETNYEAPAGWAAWEKRYYRTYVSDVSALAGALQLMAMGTRPGVAVAVAALVLAGVPVSAAIALHLLGQVVGAALQHS, encoded by the coding sequence ATGTCGTCTGCCCTCTCACTTCCAATGATACGGCCGGCGGCCGGACATGGTTTCCAGCAGCACGGGTCGCCGCCATGCCACGGCCGGGTGCTGCAGCCCAGGAAGCTGCCGGCAGCGGCAACGACGTCGGTGCACTGCGGTGCCTTCCGGAGGGACAACTACGGAGGCGCGCTGGCGGACGAGGGCATGCCAGTGCTGCGGCGGAGGATCCGGGAGGCGAGGATGGCGGAGACAAACTATGAAGCTCCAGCCGGGTGGGCAGCCTGggagaagcggtactaccggaccTACGTCTCCGACGTGTCCGCCCTCGCCGGCGCGCTGCAGCTGATGGCGATGGGCACCAGGCCCGGCGTCGCTGTTGCCGTGGCCGCGCTAGTTCTCGCCGGTGTGCCTGTCTCCGCCGCCATTGCCCTGCACCTCCTCGGGCAGGTCGTGGGAGCCGCTCTGCAGCATTCTTGA